TGTTGACGACCCGGGGCGCGAAGAGCGGCAAGCTGCGCAAGACACCGCTGATGCGTGTCGAGCACGAGGGGCGGTACGCCGTCGTCGCCTCCCTGGGCGGGGCGCCCAAGCACCCGGTCTGGTACCACAACGTCAAGGCCGATCCCCATGTGGAGCTGCAGGACGGGCCGGTGAAGCAGGACATGAGGGCCCGTGAGGTCACCGGCGCCGAGAAGGCCGAGTGGTGGGAACGTGCCGTGGCCGCGTACCCGCCGTACGCGGACTACCAGAAGAAGACGGAACGGGAGATACCGGTCTTCGTGCTGGAGCCGACGGACGGCAACTGAGCCTTCCTGAAAAAATTCTCGCCCGGGGACGCATGGACCCGCGTCCGCCGGGCACCCGAGCGTCAGGCCCCGCCGCGTTCCCCCGTCGCGGCGGGGCTTTCTCGTGCCTCGGCCGCGGGCCGGTCGGTCACGTCGAGGAAGATCTGGTCCGCCTCGGCGATCGTGCCGGCGATGGACCGCTTGATGCGCACGGCGACCTCCTCGACCCGCTCGCTGTCCAGGCCGGGCACCAGGTCGATACGGGCGGCCACCAGCACAGAGTCCAGCCCCATCTTCATCGTGAACAGCGCCTCCACGCTGTCGATCTCGGGCTGCGCCTCCAGCAGGGCGCGGATCCGGCGGCTGGACTCCGGGTCGGCGGCCTCCCCGATCAGCTGGTCGCGCGCCTCACGCCCCAGCCGGTAGGCCACGTAGACGAGCAGCGCGCCGATCGCGAGGGAGGCGGACGCCTCCCACACGACCTGCCCGGTGGCCATGTGCAGTGCCATGCCGGTGATCGCGAGGGTGACGCCGAGCACCGCCGTGCCGTCCTCGGCGACGACCGTGCGCAGGGCCGGGTCGCGCAGGCCGTCCGTGCCCCTGCCCTGCCGGTGCGCCTGGTACAGGGCCCGGACCAGGGAGACACCCTCGGCGAGGAGGGAGACGCCCAGCACGATCAGGCCCGCCACGTATCCACTGAGCTTCTCCTCGGAGCCGCGGCTGAGGGCCTCGAAGGCCTGGAAGAAGGAGAAGCAGCCGCCCATGACGAAGATCCCGACGGCGGCGAGCAGTGACCAGAAGAACCGCTCCTTGCCGTAGCCGAAGGGGTGGCGCCGGTCGGCGGGGCGGCGGCTGCGCCGCAGTGCGGCGAGCAGGAAGACCTCGTTCATGCTGTCGGCCACGGAGTGCGCGGCCTCCGACAGCAGCGCCGGTGATGCGGCGACCAGGCCGCCGACGGTCTTGGCGACGGCGATCAACAGATTCGCCGCGAGTGCGACGAGCACGGTGACGCGTGTCCTGCGGTCCGCCTTCCTGTCCGTCGCCGACGCGGTCTTGGCCGAGGGGGTCGTGGCCGATCGTGTCTTGGCGGGCTCGTTCCTGGATGTCCGGTTCGTGGATGTGCCGCTCACCTTCGCCGACTGCCCCGGTCGGTACGACTCACACCGTGCCGTCGCCCGAAAACGGGGAACGCGTTCACCAGGACAGGCGCAGGTCTGGGAGGAAGCATGGACAGCGCGAACAGCGCGAACAGCACGAACAG
The nucleotide sequence above comes from Streptomyces sp. NL15-2K. Encoded proteins:
- a CDS encoding nitroreductase family deazaflavin-dependent oxidoreductase → MPLEGEYEPSPTQWVREQVELYESSGGTKGTTLMDTGMPVILLTTRGAKSGKLRKTPLMRVEHEGRYAVVASLGGAPKHPVWYHNVKADPHVELQDGPVKQDMRAREVTGAEKAEWWERAVAAYPPYADYQKKTEREIPVFVLEPTDGN
- a CDS encoding cation diffusion facilitator family transporter — translated: MLVALAANLLIAVAKTVGGLVAASPALLSEAAHSVADSMNEVFLLAALRRSRRPADRRHPFGYGKERFFWSLLAAVGIFVMGGCFSFFQAFEALSRGSEEKLSGYVAGLIVLGVSLLAEGVSLVRALYQAHRQGRGTDGLRDPALRTVVAEDGTAVLGVTLAITGMALHMATGQVVWEASASLAIGALLVYVAYRLGREARDQLIGEAADPESSRRIRALLEAQPEIDSVEALFTMKMGLDSVLVAARIDLVPGLDSERVEEVAVRIKRSIAGTIAEADQIFLDVTDRPAAEARESPAATGERGGA